Proteins from a genomic interval of Ictalurus furcatus strain D&B chromosome 2, Billie_1.0, whole genome shotgun sequence:
- the LOC128624739 gene encoding integumentary mucin C.1-like, whose amino-acid sequence MVPSRDIMRCLAVHIVYLLVLQAKHVCGDCTTCIATATGQSSDSWTPTSTSTMSNLITVNESITSSNTTSISFKATTNQNQHSSSQTPNPTTGTSVHYLLTSTGTLPSSVPPTITTNTTNTTINTISSSKNSTILFQNPLHSSTTSYFLSRVLVRFLLCPVLISATVP is encoded by the exons ATGGTCCCATCTAGAGACATCATGAGATGCTTAGCTGTTCACATTGTTTATCTGCTGGTGCTGCAAGCTAAG CATGTTTGCGGAGACTGTACCACATGTATTGCGACAGCCACTGGGCAAAGCTCTGACTCCTGGACTCCAACCTCTACCTCAACCATGTCAAATCTCATCACTGTCAATGAGTCCATAACATCCAGCAACACCACCAGCATCAGCTTCAAAGCTACAACCAACCAAAACCAGCACAGCTCATctcaaaccccaaaccccaCCACAGGAACCTCAGTGCACTATCTGCTGACCTCCACTGGAACCCTGCCATCCAGTGTTCCTCCAACTatcaccaccaacaccaccaacaccaccattaacaccatcaGTTCTTCTAAAAACAGTACCATTTTGTTTCAGAATCCTCTTCACAGCAGCACCACTTCCTATTTCCTCAGTCGGGTTCTTGTCAGGTTCTTGCTCTGCCCTGTTCTCATTTCAGCAACAGTGCCATAA